In uncultured Campylobacter sp., a genomic segment contains:
- a CDS encoding TonB-dependent receptor — translation MAKSHPRYVRHGYFISNSNGDFTVAANGGNGAASRFDVQSWFAKATTEFETFGVEHNFGVQANGYIWTIYGARTRGATANLGNSNLYNPKTFSNPSVAKGSGAYKSSEGTMKNLTIADDIKLNDYFSVILSAARSNFENKNKQTGVKTYDESGTSYAASFIYRPVENISLYLTYADSLQAGSSYTYERTNPRYGETVVLKPFRSKQYEIGAKARIEDIDLSTALYEIKRPIAYLGDNNEYSIQGEQVNRGLEFTAGGKITNDLSVMGGVALIQPKLKKAKQAYAQGKIVVGEPKVQSNLLFDYVVPNTNKLALSANLHYTGKRYADQRNVNAVPAYFTTDLGIRYVTKEWLGKQTTLRFNVNNVFDKRYWVGMFPSNIDGTSNGTGASLFLGQSRTFMLSAEVKF, via the coding sequence GTGGCAAAAAGCCATCCGCGATATGTACGGCACGGATACTTCATTTCAAACTCAAACGGAGATTTCACCGTAGCGGCTAACGGCGGAAACGGCGCGGCAAGCAGGTTTGACGTGCAAAGCTGGTTTGCTAAAGCTACGACCGAGTTTGAGACGTTTGGCGTAGAGCATAACTTCGGCGTGCAGGCAAACGGCTATATCTGGACGATATATGGCGCTAGAACTCGCGGCGCAACGGCAAATTTGGGCAACTCGAATTTATATAATCCAAAAACTTTTTCAAATCCGAGCGTAGCAAAAGGCAGCGGGGCTTATAAAAGCAGTGAAGGCACTATGAAAAACCTAACTATCGCCGACGATATAAAGCTAAACGACTACTTTAGCGTCATTTTAAGCGCGGCTAGAAGCAACTTTGAGAACAAAAACAAGCAAACGGGCGTAAAAACGTACGACGAGAGCGGCACTAGCTACGCGGCGAGCTTTATTTATCGCCCGGTAGAAAACATAAGCCTATACTTAACGTATGCAGACAGCTTGCAAGCAGGCTCAAGCTATACTTACGAAAGAACCAATCCAAGATACGGCGAAACGGTCGTTTTAAAGCCGTTTAGAAGCAAACAATATGAAATCGGCGCAAAAGCTAGGATAGAGGATATCGACCTATCTACGGCACTTTATGAGATAAAACGCCCGATAGCCTACCTAGGCGACAACAACGAGTATAGCATCCAAGGCGAGCAGGTAAATAGAGGCCTAGAATTTACCGCAGGAGGCAAGATAACAAACGATCTTAGCGTAATGGGCGGCGTCGCGCTAATACAGCCGAAGCTAAAAAAGGCAAAACAAGCCTACGCGCAGGGCAAAATCGTGGTGGGCGAACCCAAAGTTCAGTCAAATTTACTCTTTGACTACGTCGTGCCAAATACAAACAAGCTAGCCCTAAGCGCAAATTTACACTACACGGGCAAACGCTACGCCGATCAGCGCAACGTAAATGCCGTGCCTGCATACTTTACGACCGATCTTGGCATCCGCTACGTGACCAAAGAGTGGCTAGGCAAGCAAACTACGCTAAGATTTAACGTAAATAACGTATTTGATAAAAGATACTGGGTCGGAATGTTCCCGTCAAATATCGACGGAACTAGTAACGGCACGGGCGCTAGCTTATTTTTGGGACAAAGCAGAACGTTTATGCTATCAGCCGAAGTTAAATTTTAA
- a CDS encoding Gfo/Idh/MocA family oxidoreductase encodes MLKFAVIGLGVMGKNHTRALQNVADAKLVAACDPFTGVDFCCKHYGDLDKMLESEDLDAAVIATPTFAHKDAAIKCAQKGVNLLIEKPLASTAPQAREIADAAKKLGIKAAVGHVERFNPAVCALKNELAQRRIYEIHTTRISPFPTRIGDVGVLADLAVHDIDLIRFISGEEILSSHILKSRRIHSSCEDSANLSFELSDGATACARVSWLSPFKKRTIEVVCEGGVFEADLISQELKFFANLDANSFSQKSCFVKKSEALSSELNAFIGLLKGQNSDIATLEDGIRTLEVIS; translated from the coding sequence ATGCTTAAATTTGCCGTTATCGGCCTTGGCGTAATGGGTAAAAATCACACCCGCGCCCTACAAAACGTAGCGGACGCAAAACTAGTCGCCGCGTGCGATCCTTTTACCGGCGTGGATTTTTGCTGCAAGCATTACGGCGACTTAGATAAGATGCTAGAGAGCGAGGATTTGGACGCCGCCGTCATCGCGACGCCCACTTTCGCGCACAAAGACGCCGCGATAAAATGCGCGCAAAAAGGCGTAAATTTACTCATAGAAAAGCCTCTAGCCTCTACCGCTCCGCAAGCTCGCGAGATAGCAGACGCGGCTAAAAAGCTAGGCATAAAAGCGGCAGTCGGGCATGTAGAGAGATTTAACCCCGCAGTCTGCGCACTAAAAAACGAACTAGCCCAAAGGCGAATTTACGAGATTCATACGACTAGGATTTCGCCTTTTCCGACTCGTATCGGCGACGTGGGCGTGCTAGCCGACCTTGCCGTGCACGATATAGATTTGATTAGATTTATTAGCGGCGAGGAGATTTTGAGCTCGCATATCCTAAAATCCCGCCGCATCCACTCTAGCTGCGAGGATAGCGCAAATTTAAGCTTCGAGCTTAGCGACGGCGCTACGGCCTGCGCTAGAGTTTCGTGGTTATCGCCGTTTAAAAAGCGAACCATCGAAGTCGTCTGCGAGGGCGGCGTTTTCGAGGCGGATTTAATCTCGCAGGAGCTTAAATTTTTTGCAAATTTAGACGCAAACTCTTTTTCGCAAAAAAGCTGCTTCGTAAAAAAAAGCGAAGCGCTAAGCAGCGAGCTAAATGCCTTTATCGGCTTGTTAAAAGGCCAAAATAGCGATATCGCTACGCTTGAAGACGGCATTAGAACGCTTGAGGTTATCTCGTAG
- a CDS encoding iron ABC transporter permease: MSNKKTVPFLILMLLLAMFLALGAGRYEISYAQIFEYLKAAILGQRAGDEQIYAVITQIRLPRIAFAVLVGSALSASGAVYQGLFKNPLVSPDILGVSSGAAVGASIAIILSLPVFYVSLTAFGFGLAAVFAVVFLSQLIARGKLNVIIMVLSGVVISSLFGAFSSLLKFLADSENKLPEITFWLMGSLARTGGYQNVLYMLGVTAFCSVPLFLLRFRLNILAFGEEEAKAMGVNVKFYSFIIICASTLLTASSVAFCGIVGWVGLIVPHIARSIVGANFNVLLPVSMLLGALFLLVVDTIARCAMASEIPLGIITSLIGAPVFIYLLYQSKKGWL, translated from the coding sequence TTGAGTAACAAAAAGACAGTACCGTTTTTAATCCTAATGCTTTTGCTAGCGATGTTTTTGGCTCTTGGAGCCGGGCGTTACGAGATTAGTTACGCTCAAATTTTCGAGTATCTAAAAGCCGCTATTTTAGGCCAGCGCGCTGGCGATGAGCAAATTTACGCCGTGATAACGCAGATCAGGCTTCCTCGTATCGCCTTTGCGGTGCTTGTAGGATCCGCCCTTTCCGCATCCGGCGCGGTCTATCAGGGACTTTTTAAAAATCCTTTGGTATCGCCAGATATCCTAGGCGTATCTAGCGGCGCGGCAGTCGGAGCTAGCATAGCTATCATCCTTTCATTGCCGGTATTTTACGTCTCGCTAACGGCTTTTGGCTTTGGACTAGCCGCCGTCTTTGCGGTGGTTTTTTTAAGCCAACTCATAGCCAGGGGCAAGCTAAACGTCATCATAATGGTGCTTTCAGGCGTCGTCATTTCCTCGCTTTTTGGAGCTTTTAGCTCACTTTTAAAATTTCTAGCAGATAGCGAAAACAAGCTACCCGAGATCACATTTTGGCTTATGGGCAGTCTAGCTCGCACGGGAGGATATCAAAACGTCCTTTATATGCTAGGCGTCACGGCGTTTTGCTCCGTGCCTCTGTTTTTGCTTAGATTTAGGCTAAATATCTTAGCCTTTGGCGAAGAAGAGGCTAAAGCCATGGGCGTAAACGTCAAATTTTATAGCTTTATTATCATCTGCGCTTCTACCTTGCTGACGGCTTCTAGCGTGGCTTTTTGCGGTATAGTGGGCTGGGTCGGACTCATCGTGCCTCACATCGCCCGCTCTATCGTCGGAGCGAATTTTAACGTCTTGCTGCCCGTTTCGATGCTATTAGGCGCGCTATTTTTACTAGTAGTAGATACGATAGCAAGGTGTGCGATGGCTAGCGAGATACCCCTTGGCATCATCACCTCGCTCATCGGCGCGCCCGTTTTTATCTACCTGCTTTATCAGAGCAAAAAGGGCTGGCTGTGA
- a CDS encoding class I SAM-dependent methyltransferase: MQGLVNYQAIFERAFASTLQKVKGGQKSGVDWDTVANMYNEMTSMEAGSTLNLLSLLPLSKEDSVLDVGCGPARLSVPLAKKVKSVSALDPFAKMLEYARQNAKQAGVDNINFIQKSWSDEEAVKDLQKHDIVIASRSLGLFDIKKLCKFAKKYVVMTSFLMDHPSLKTFWQDFLEDIKENEEEHGLNDRNFSYNLIFNIVYDMGANPNLRIVDTVYEKDFASLEEAFSYFRFVGEIAPQKEEIYKRNVEKYLTKTNDGYKFKRATKSYLIWWDVRETKDKFE, from the coding sequence ATGCAAGGACTAGTTAATTATCAAGCCATTTTTGAAAGAGCTTTTGCCTCTACTTTACAAAAAGTAAAAGGCGGCCAAAAAAGCGGCGTGGATTGGGATACGGTGGCAAATATGTATAACGAGATGACTAGCATGGAAGCAGGCTCGACGCTAAATTTACTCTCGCTTTTGCCGCTTAGCAAAGAAGATAGCGTGCTTGACGTAGGCTGCGGTCCGGCAAGGCTTAGCGTGCCGCTTGCTAAAAAGGTAAAAAGCGTAAGCGCGCTCGATCCTTTCGCAAAAATGCTTGAATACGCTAGGCAAAACGCAAAACAAGCCGGCGTAGATAATATAAATTTTATCCAAAAAAGCTGGAGCGACGAAGAGGCGGTAAAAGACCTGCAAAAACACGATATCGTTATCGCGTCTCGTTCGCTCGGGCTTTTTGATATAAAAAAGCTTTGTAAATTCGCTAAAAAATACGTAGTCATGACCTCGTTTTTAATGGATCATCCAAGCTTAAAAACGTTCTGGCAAGACTTTTTAGAAGATATAAAAGAAAACGAAGAAGAGCACGGCTTAAACGATAGAAATTTTAGCTACAACCTTATCTTTAACATCGTCTACGATATGGGCGCAAACCCGAATTTAAGGATAGTAGATACCGTTTATGAAAAGGATTTCGCTAGTCTTGAAGAGGCGTTTTCTTATTTTAGATTCGTCGGCGAGATAGCGCCCCAAAAAGAAGAAATTTACAAACGAAACGTAGAAAAATATCTTACCAAAACAAATGACGGATATAAATTTAAAAGAGCGACGAAGAGCTATCTCATCTGGTGGGACGTGCGGGAGACAAAGGATAAATTTGAGTAA
- a CDS encoding TonB-dependent receptor plug domain-containing protein: MKVKISVAACAVLALLAAQANAAETVKLEGVEVNSVGDNISESGISEGILNKGVASGPLAGKKVLDMPYQVNTMSIEAMNHQGVAGFEDAVKYFPSAQIQARGGVEVGRPQTRGFQGSVVGNVLWDGFYATSTTAIPMYMFEGLQIQNGLAGSLYGGQDPAGIFNYTRKRPVPFSNTFWADYTSRSNFGVGWDTSDKFQYVGYRGVFYKSGGARQAKNSDYGRNLASLGLDFYLTENFTIETNFSYYKHKMLGMPGGFSVPGRNGVLNFAIPDATKNTKAGLEQEWAGSDLKTTTASVKFKYAPTERWYFEGGYQWQKAIRDMYGTDTSFQTQTEISP; encoded by the coding sequence ATGAAAGTTAAAATTTCAGTCGCCGCGTGTGCAGTTTTAGCGCTACTTGCGGCGCAAGCAAACGCGGCCGAGACCGTCAAGCTAGAAGGCGTCGAGGTAAATAGCGTCGGCGATAACATCAGCGAGAGCGGTATCAGCGAAGGTATACTAAACAAAGGCGTCGCCAGCGGTCCGCTAGCGGGCAAAAAGGTGCTTGATATGCCTTATCAGGTAAATACGATGTCGATTGAGGCGATGAACCACCAAGGCGTGGCCGGTTTTGAGGACGCGGTAAAATACTTCCCTTCGGCGCAAATTCAAGCAAGAGGCGGCGTCGAGGTCGGTCGTCCCCAAACTCGCGGCTTTCAGGGCTCAGTCGTAGGTAACGTGCTTTGGGACGGATTTTACGCTACTTCTACTACGGCTATACCTATGTATATGTTTGAAGGACTTCAGATACAAAACGGCCTTGCAGGCTCGCTTTACGGCGGACAAGATCCGGCGGGTATCTTTAACTACACTAGAAAACGCCCGGTGCCGTTTTCAAACACGTTTTGGGCCGATTATACGAGCAGGTCGAATTTCGGCGTAGGCTGGGATACTTCGGATAAATTCCAATACGTCGGATACCGCGGCGTATTTTATAAATCAGGCGGCGCCAGACAAGCTAAAAATAGCGACTACGGAAGAAATTTAGCTAGCCTAGGGCTTGATTTTTATCTAACCGAAAATTTTACCATAGAGACGAATTTTAGCTACTACAAACACAAAATGCTAGGAATGCCCGGCGGCTTTTCGGTGCCGGGTAGAAACGGCGTTTTAAACTTTGCTATACCGGACGCTACAAAAAATACGAAAGCGGGCCTAGAGCAAGAGTGGGCAGGAAGCGACCTAAAAACTACGACCGCTAGCGTTAAATTTAAATACGCTCCGACAGAGCGTTGGTATTTTGAGGGCGGCTATCAGTGGCAAAAAGCCATCCGCGATATGTACGGCACGGATACTTCATTTCAAACTCAAACGGAGATTTCACCGTAG
- a CDS encoding ATP-dependent helicase, producing MPLSKLNQEQYAAATAPAGHNLVIASAGTGKTSTIVARIAHLLNLGVKPEKILLLTFTNKAAAEMIERLNRHFDKKITSRITAGTFHSVSYSLLKFLEKPVTLKQPSELKTLLKSLVERRKFNHLSDVKPYGGAYLYDAYSLFQNLALKQTFGEWLKERSDEQSVYAEIYEDVLREFEEEKSKFGYADFNDLLIKMRNELRKGAPLKFEEILVDEYQDTNSLQGSLISAFETKSLFCVGDFDQSIYAFNGANIEIIGSFKDRFADAKIYALNINYRSSSAILALANKVIANNPRLYEKKLVVGREGKFTSPKLLVYSELFDQYANIAQIIAVSKYKQENIAIIFRNNSSADGLEVALRELGIGSKRKGGVSFFESREVRAAMDLLGILINPKDIMAFIHVCEYAKGVGAALSKEIFEVLSKVGHGDVVRGFLQPDDSVEAFAKKTKNYQLGLFDELDEVGEKSRFAKFNFCEDFFAHPILKMQKLSESGGQFLYEIYNFLSAAKRHSRPTSLIEDLKNSKIYALIADSLATKRATQKNGSINETLKKEALERIAGKLEVLGELAKNYSEAEKFYNFITLGSSEMSSGEGVNLLSVHASKGLEFDLVFVVDLAQNRFPNLKLMSMGGSLEEERRLFYVAVTRARDELILSYAKYDKIKKLNYQPSRFLIEAGMASEGI from the coding sequence ATGCCCCTTTCAAAACTAAATCAAGAACAATACGCCGCCGCAACCGCTCCAGCAGGACACAATCTAGTCATAGCAAGTGCCGGCACCGGCAAAACCAGCACCATCGTCGCGCGCATCGCTCATCTGCTAAATTTAGGCGTAAAGCCCGAAAAAATCCTACTGCTAACCTTCACCAACAAGGCCGCGGCCGAGATGATCGAGCGATTAAACCGACATTTTGATAAAAAAATCACCTCGCGCATCACGGCTGGCACCTTTCACTCGGTTTCTTATTCGCTGCTTAAATTTCTAGAAAAACCGGTCACGCTAAAGCAGCCTAGCGAGCTAAAAACGCTGCTAAAATCGCTCGTCGAGAGGCGTAAATTTAACCACCTAAGCGACGTTAAGCCTTATGGGGGCGCCTATCTTTACGACGCGTATTCGCTGTTTCAAAATTTAGCCCTAAAGCAAACGTTTGGCGAATGGCTAAAAGAGCGAAGCGACGAGCAAAGCGTATATGCCGAGATTTACGAGGACGTTTTGCGCGAATTTGAAGAGGAAAAGAGCAAATTCGGCTACGCGGATTTTAACGACTTGCTTATCAAAATGCGTAACGAGCTAAGAAAAGGCGCGCCGCTAAAATTTGAGGAAATTTTAGTCGATGAGTATCAGGACACAAACTCCCTGCAAGGCTCGCTAATCAGCGCTTTTGAGACGAAAAGCCTTTTTTGCGTCGGGGATTTTGATCAGAGCATTTACGCCTTTAACGGCGCAAACATCGAGATCATCGGCTCGTTCAAGGACCGCTTCGCAGACGCTAAAATTTACGCGCTAAACATCAACTACCGCAGCAGCTCCGCTATCCTAGCCCTTGCTAACAAGGTGATCGCAAACAACCCGCGCCTTTACGAAAAAAAGCTAGTCGTCGGCCGCGAGGGTAAATTTACCTCGCCAAAGCTGCTGGTTTATAGCGAGCTTTTCGACCAATACGCCAACATCGCGCAGATCATCGCCGTTTCAAAATATAAACAAGAAAACATCGCCATTATCTTTCGCAACAACTCAAGCGCCGACGGCCTAGAAGTCGCGCTGCGAGAGCTAGGTATCGGCTCCAAGCGCAAGGGCGGCGTGAGCTTTTTTGAGAGCCGCGAGGTGCGCGCGGCGATGGATCTGTTAGGCATTCTCATCAATCCAAAGGACATCATGGCCTTTATCCACGTGTGCGAATACGCAAAAGGCGTGGGTGCTGCGCTTAGCAAGGAGATTTTTGAAGTGCTAAGCAAGGTCGGGCACGGCGACGTCGTGCGCGGATTTTTGCAGCCTGACGATAGCGTGGAGGCCTTTGCCAAAAAGACCAAAAACTACCAGCTGGGGCTTTTTGACGAGCTTGACGAGGTCGGAGAGAAGTCTCGCTTTGCTAAATTTAACTTTTGCGAGGATTTTTTCGCGCATCCGATTTTAAAAATGCAAAAACTAAGCGAGAGCGGCGGGCAGTTTTTGTATGAAATTTACAACTTTTTAAGCGCCGCCAAACGCCACTCGCGCCCGACCTCGCTGATAGAGGATCTAAAAAATAGCAAAATTTACGCCCTCATCGCCGATAGTCTAGCCACCAAGCGCGCCACGCAAAAAAACGGTAGCATAAACGAAACGCTAAAAAAAGAGGCTCTGGAGCGTATCGCAGGCAAGCTAGAGGTGCTTGGCGAACTAGCCAAAAACTACTCGGAGGCGGAGAAATTTTATAACTTTATCACGCTGGGCAGCAGCGAGATGAGCAGCGGCGAAGGGGTAAATCTACTAAGCGTACACGCCTCAAAGGGGCTTGAGTTTGACCTCGTTTTCGTAGTCGATCTTGCGCAAAATCGCTTTCCGAACCTCAAACTCATGAGCATGGGCGGCTCGCTCGAGGAGGAGCGGCGGCTCTTTTACGTCGCGGTCACGAGGGCGCGCGACGAACTGATTTTAAGCTACGCCAAATACGACAAAATCAAAAAACTAAACTACCAGCCGAGTAGGTTTTTAATCGAGGCCGGGATGGCTAGCGAGGGGATTTAG
- a CDS encoding NAD(P)H-dependent glycerol-3-phosphate dehydrogenase, protein MKIAIIGAGKWGSALFHALSQKNDCVISSRRQLEGAHFVGLEEALKCDLLVVAIPSQSVSGWLKEYFKNFGQKILVASKGIETSSLRFLDEIYEQHVDAANLAFLSGPSFAKEIQNDLPCALVVNSKNDPLAREISGLFPQNIKAYASSDVIGAEIAGAYKNVIAIAGGICDGLGLGNSARASLISRGLVEMARFGEYFGAQQQTFLGLSGAGDLFLTASSVLSRNYRVGLGLAKNESLNKILNDLGEVAEGVDTSYAIEKIAAGKGIYTPIVNEVAAMLRGKDVQESLKDLLSKK, encoded by the coding sequence ATGAAAATAGCCATCATCGGAGCAGGGAAGTGGGGTAGCGCGCTTTTCCATGCGCTTTCGCAAAAAAACGACTGCGTTATCAGCTCGCGCAGACAGCTTGAGGGTGCGCATTTTGTCGGCCTAGAGGAGGCGCTAAAGTGCGATCTGCTCGTCGTTGCCATACCTTCGCAGTCCGTTAGCGGCTGGCTAAAAGAGTATTTTAAAAACTTCGGGCAGAAAATTTTAGTCGCCTCAAAAGGCATCGAAACCTCGAGCCTTCGTTTTTTAGACGAGATTTACGAACAGCACGTAGATGCGGCAAATTTGGCCTTTTTATCGGGCCCGAGTTTTGCTAAAGAGATACAAAACGACCTTCCGTGCGCGCTAGTGGTAAATTCTAAAAACGACCCCCTTGCGCGCGAGATTTCAGGACTTTTCCCGCAAAATATCAAAGCCTACGCCAGTAGCGACGTTATCGGTGCCGAGATCGCGGGCGCTTATAAAAACGTCATCGCTATCGCGGGCGGTATCTGCGACGGACTCGGGCTTGGCAACAGCGCTAGAGCTAGCCTCATCTCGCGCGGACTTGTCGAGATGGCGAGATTTGGCGAGTATTTCGGCGCGCAGCAGCAGACCTTTTTGGGGCTTAGCGGGGCGGGCGATCTTTTTCTCACGGCTTCATCGGTACTCTCGCGCAACTACCGCGTAGGTCTAGGGCTTGCTAAAAACGAGAGCCTAAATAAAATCCTAAACGATCTAGGCGAGGTCGCAGAGGGCGTAGATACCTCCTATGCGATAGAAAAGATTGCCGCCGGCAAGGGCATCTATACGCCGATAGTAAATGAGGTCGCGGCGATGCTGCGCGGCAAAGACGTGCAGGAGAGCTTAAAAGATCTGCTTAGCAAAAAGTAA
- a CDS encoding ABC transporter ATP-binding protein: protein MKFKIKNLSCGYGKKLVVKEFSAELEDGEVLCLLGPNGVGKTTVFKTILGFLKPFGGEILADGRDFFALSDKERAKIVSYVPQAHTPPFAFKVLDVVLMGRSPYIGAFENPSAKDVNIAMQKLDMLAMSEFADKIYTDISGGERQMVLIARALAQEASAVMLDEPASNLDFGNQVKILKAVKELAANGHKIIMTSHFAEHAFYIDAKVALLKRDQNIIYGSASEAITDENLRLAYGADIRIVKNEIEGRSVYSCVPII from the coding sequence GTGAAATTTAAGATAAAAAATTTAAGCTGCGGATACGGCAAAAAGCTAGTCGTGAAAGAATTTAGCGCCGAGTTAGAAGACGGAGAAGTTTTATGCTTGCTCGGACCAAACGGCGTAGGCAAGACGACTGTTTTTAAGACGATTTTAGGATTTTTAAAGCCATTTGGCGGAGAAATTTTAGCAGACGGGCGAGATTTTTTCGCTTTAAGCGATAAAGAGCGAGCAAAGATCGTTAGCTACGTGCCTCAGGCTCACACCCCGCCCTTTGCTTTTAAGGTTTTAGACGTCGTTTTGATGGGACGCTCGCCATATATCGGAGCTTTTGAAAATCCAAGCGCAAAGGACGTAAATATCGCCATGCAAAAGCTTGATATGCTAGCAATGAGCGAATTTGCGGATAAAATTTACACAGATATTAGCGGCGGCGAGAGGCAAATGGTCCTAATAGCAAGGGCCTTAGCGCAAGAAGCAAGCGCCGTGATGCTTGACGAGCCCGCTTCAAATTTGGACTTTGGAAACCAAGTAAAAATCCTAAAAGCCGTAAAAGAGCTAGCGGCAAACGGGCATAAAATCATCATGACCTCGCACTTTGCCGAGCATGCTTTTTATATAGACGCCAAAGTCGCTCTTTTAAAAAGAGATCAAAACATCATCTACGGCAGCGCGAGCGAAGCGATAACGGATGAAAATTTAAGGCTCGCTTACGGCGCGGATATAAGAATAGTAAAAAACGAGATCGAGGGCAGAAGCGTCTACTCCTGCGTTCCCATCATTTAA
- a CDS encoding ABC transporter substrate-binding protein: protein MKKILTVLILAACLLQARIIVDDGGKEVKIPDNVERVTPMIGAFTQMSAMLTGEDKIISGAARLPEMMSKIFPKIKTMNNVSGSLTSSAESIIASNTQVVFGPVGMIFDENQRAQLEAAGIAVVNINKFSNASEIKGAVSKIAEILGGDAVKKAEEFNEYFDENIKYVNQKVQNIKDKKRVLALNFNSGNFSTISSKDIGAEYIKIAGGINLSSQDNETDFKISKTINEEQVIIFNPDVIITNSREGKEKILNNAAFKQLKAVKDGAVFVVPSGVYLWSVRSAEGALQPLWLAKIFYPDIFSELNLEKEVKKFYLKFYRYELSDEEVKQILNPK from the coding sequence ATGAAAAAAATTTTGACGGTTTTGATACTTGCGGCTTGTCTTTTACAAGCGCGTATCATAGTAGACGACGGCGGCAAAGAGGTAAAAATACCTGATAACGTAGAGCGCGTAACGCCGATGATAGGGGCATTTACGCAGATGAGCGCGATGCTAACGGGCGAAGATAAAATCATCTCGGGCGCGGCCAGGTTGCCTGAAATGATGAGTAAAATTTTCCCTAAAATAAAAACGATGAATAACGTAAGCGGCTCGCTAACAAGCAGCGCCGAAAGTATAATCGCCTCAAACACGCAGGTAGTTTTTGGGCCCGTTGGCATGATATTTGACGAAAATCAAAGAGCGCAACTAGAAGCCGCCGGCATCGCGGTCGTAAATATAAATAAATTTAGCAACGCTAGCGAGATAAAAGGCGCGGTTAGCAAAATAGCCGAGATTTTAGGCGGCGATGCGGTAAAAAAGGCGGAGGAATTTAACGAGTATTTTGACGAAAATATAAAATACGTAAACCAAAAAGTTCAAAATATCAAGGACAAAAAGCGGGTTTTGGCTCTAAATTTTAACTCAGGAAATTTTAGCACGATCAGCAGCAAAGATATCGGCGCGGAGTATATAAAAATCGCCGGCGGCATAAATTTAAGCTCCCAAGATAACGAGACGGATTTTAAGATTTCAAAGACGATAAACGAGGAGCAAGTTATCATCTTTAACCCCGACGTAATCATCACGAATTCTCGCGAAGGCAAGGAAAAAATCCTAAATAATGCTGCGTTTAAACAACTAAAAGCGGTTAAAGACGGCGCTGTCTTCGTCGTGCCTAGCGGAGTTTATCTGTGGTCGGTTAGAAGCGCCGAGGGCGCCTTGCAACCGCTTTGGCTAGCTAAAATATTTTATCCAGATATTTTTAGCGAGTTAAATTTAGAAAAAGAAGTAAAGAAATTTTACCTTAAATTTTACCGCTACGAACTAAGCGACGAGGAAGTAAAACAAATACTAAATCCAAAATAA
- a CDS encoding DegT/DnrJ/EryC1/StrS family aminotransferase has translation MKINFIDLQGQYRKYKNEIDEQITQTLDSSAYIGGQKVALLEENLARFSGAKHAIACSNGSSAIFVSLLALGIGRGDEVITSPFTFFATAEMIALTGAKPVFVDIDEKTYNIDPNLIQAAITPKTKAIMPVSLFGQIANMKRINQIAAKHGLTVIEDAAQSFGAKQEGARSCSLSKLATTSFFPAKPLGCYGDGGAIFTSDDELAQKIKILLNHGSKERYFHSAIGINGRLDAIQAGVLNVKLKYFDDEIARRQEVAARYNKNLKNVVTPFVERGNTSVWAQYCIRVKDRARMLEICAQKGVPTGVYYPLPLHLQEVFKDLGYKKGDFAVSERVSEDIMALPMSAFLSEQEQDYVIEVINNA, from the coding sequence ATGAAAATAAATTTTATAGATTTGCAAGGACAATACCGAAAATACAAAAACGAAATCGACGAGCAAATCACGCAGACGCTAGATTCTAGCGCGTATATCGGCGGTCAAAAGGTCGCGCTGTTAGAGGAAAATTTAGCTCGCTTTAGCGGCGCAAAGCACGCCATAGCCTGCAGCAACGGCTCTAGCGCGATATTTGTCTCACTTCTAGCTCTTGGTATCGGGCGCGGCGACGAGGTCATCACGTCTCCTTTTACTTTTTTTGCTACCGCCGAGATGATAGCTTTAACGGGAGCTAAGCCCGTGTTCGTCGATATCGACGAAAAAACCTACAACATCGACCCAAACCTAATCCAAGCCGCAATCACGCCAAAAACCAAAGCCATAATGCCCGTCTCGCTTTTTGGTCAAATCGCCAATATGAAACGCATCAACCAAATCGCCGCAAAGCACGGCCTAACCGTCATCGAGGACGCGGCGCAAAGCTTTGGCGCGAAGCAAGAGGGCGCAAGGTCGTGCAGCCTCTCAAAGCTAGCCACGACTTCGTTTTTCCCCGCTAAACCGCTTGGCTGCTACGGCGACGGCGGAGCGATATTTACGAGCGACGACGAGCTGGCGCAAAAGATAAAAATTTTACTAAATCACGGCTCAAAAGAGCGGTATTTCCATAGCGCTATCGGCATAAACGGCAGGCTAGACGCCATCCAAGCGGGCGTTTTAAACGTGAAGCTAAAATACTTCGACGACGAAATCGCGCGCCGTCAAGAGGTCGCCGCACGCTACAACAAAAACCTAAAAAACGTCGTAACGCCCTTTGTAGAGCGCGGAAATACGAGCGTCTGGGCTCAGTACTGCATCCGCGTAAAAGATAGAGCTAGGATGCTAGAAATCTGCGCGCAAAAAGGCGTGCCGACGGGAGTTTATTACCCGCTGCCGTTACATTTGCAAGAGGTCTTTAAGGACCTTGGCTATAAAAAAGGCGATTTTGCCGTTAGCGAGCGCGTGAGCGAGGACATCATGGCGCTGCCGATGTCGGCTTTTTTGAGCGAGCAAGAGCAAGATTATGTGATAGAGGTTATCAATAATGCTTAA